In Panicum virgatum strain AP13 chromosome 4N, P.virgatum_v5, whole genome shotgun sequence, a single window of DNA contains:
- the LOC120669381 gene encoding uncharacterized protein LOC120669381 — MGYAERMGKWSPSAMRLARNVARSAVPTRPNRARRPAPSLERERGGGGGSGHRRPAPAPPPARAVPWTRRPELERSRPHAAPLPVYAAAPSVEVARAGAGAAGKGEAGRLRDLCAGWSRGEPAAARPAVAVRAAMWSRRGPYSAPSWAERGPTRLGCATPPWPWPRRRSSRGSRRRSARGWPRNGHSAAPPWPLRRPPPRS, encoded by the coding sequence ATGGGGTACGCGGAGAGGATGGGCAAGTGGTCCCCGTCGGCGATGCGGCTGGCGCGGAACGTGGCACGGTCAGCAGTGCCGACGAGGCCGAATCGCGCCAGGCGTCCGGCCCCGAGCTTGGAGAGGGAGCGAGGGGGCGGAGGCGGATCCGGCCACCGCCGtccggcccctgctccgccgcccgcgcgcgctgtCCCATGGACGCGACGGCCCGAGCTCGAGCGCAGCCGTCCGCACGCCGCGCCACTGCCCGTgtacgccgccgcgccgagcgtGGAGGTCGCTCGAGCAGGGGCCGGCGCAGCCGGGAAGGGAGAGGCCGGCCGCCTCCGAGATCTCTGCGCGGGGTGGAGCCGAGGAGAGCCCGCGGCGGCCCGCCCCGCCGTAGCCGTGCGCGCCGCGATGTGGTCGCGCCGCGGCCCCTACTCCGCCCCGTCGTGGGCCGAGCGCGGCCCAACCCGCCTTGGCTGCGCCAccccgccgtggccgtggccgcgaCGCCGCTCCTCTCgtggctcgcgccgccgctccgctcgtGGCTGGCCCCGCAACGGCCACTCCGCCGCCCCGCCTTGGCCGTtgcgccggcctccgcccaggagctag